One genomic window of Silurus meridionalis isolate SWU-2019-XX chromosome 22, ASM1480568v1, whole genome shotgun sequence includes the following:
- the clasp2 gene encoding CLIP-associating protein 2 isoform X13 has translation MEEHDNMDYFYQQVLQKDVSRRLQVGPDLIDYLSDSQRSCDVEQDKPRLDKTLDELTGWVNSSNYKVALLGIDIVSAFVSRMGDRFRGYVCTVVPALVDRLGDGKDQVRDQAQALILKLMEEAATPMYVWERLFPGFKHKNFRSREGLCLCLVTTLNAYGAQPLSLSKFVPHLCTLTGDQNPQVRETATTALVEVYRHVGERVRADLGKRGLPAARLQTILGRFDEVLNSGMMALSLSQDRSFDDDDSVDGSRPSSAQAAFKVPKVPKKPADSASNSRRPSATGATKMSVSKEGTGAVDEEDFIKAFTDVPTVQIYSTRDLEDNLNKIREILSDDKHDWDQRAIALKKIRSLLVAGAKNYDCFYQHLRLLDGAFKLSAKDLRSQVVREACITVAHLSTLLGNKFDHGAEAIVPVLFNLIPNCAKVMATSGTAAIRIIIRHTHVPRLIPLITGSCTSKSVAVRRRCYEFLDLLLQEWQTHSLERHAAVLVDSIKKGIRDADSEARVEARKAYWGLRSHFPTEAESLYNSLESSYQKTLQSCLKSSGSVASLPQSDRSSSSSQESLNRPLTSKWSAAPGRVPASSKSSGSPSSLQRSRSDVDVNAAASAKARHGGQAGAGRLTTALPPGTYASLDDATDKDGRLRTKQPLSTPSGLSSSQVDSRARSRTKMVSQSQRSDDSDCTPGSQSATPVGAGSRSGSPGRVLASTALSTLSTGAQRVSAAPGSQRRSRIPRSQGCSRDSSPTRLSVAPSNVSHISNGSKGARGSRIPRPSVSQGCSREASRESSRDTSPVRSFTPLASRHYSRSTGALHASDAFGAAGSGLGISQSSRLSSSVSAMRVLNTGSDVEEALADALLLGDMRSKQKKPARRRYETYGMCSDDDANSDASSACSERSYSSRNGSIPTYMRQAEDVAEVLNRCASANWSERKEGLIGLQSMLKSQRALSRVELKRLCEIFTRMFADPHSKVFSMFLETLVDFIMVHKADLQDWLFVLLTQLLKKMGADLLGSVQSKVQKALDVTRESFPNDLQFTILMRFTVDQTQTPNLKVKVAILKYIETLTLQMEPQDFVNSSETRLAVSRIITWTTEPKSSDVRKAAQSVLISLFQLNTPEFTMLLGALPKTFQDGATKLLQNHLRNTGGVAPAPVGSPLTRHTPRSPASWASPLTSPTNTSQNTPSPNAFDYDTENMNSEEIYSSLRGVSQAIQNLSVRSQEDMSEPPRKREGDGEEGGADTVETGRTALDNKTSLLNTMPLLSSSPRPSKDFQPGSYSDSSFGSSPFSKSLKDALDQDSEGLTDDSSVDQSEVVAELLKELSNHSERVEERKAALCELMRLIRETQLHVWDEHFKTILLLLLETLGDGEHVIRALALRVLKEILNRQPWRFKNYAELTIMKTLEAHKDPHKEVVRAAEESAAMLASSISPEQCIKVLCPIIQSADYPINLAAIKMLTKVIERLPKEGLVQMLPEIVPGLIQGYDNSESSVRKACVFCLVAIYAIIGEDLKPFLSQLSGSKLKLLNLYIKRAQSGSSGSDQSSDVGGQGL, from the exons ATGGAGGAACATGACAACATGGATTATTTTTACCAGCAAGTCTTGCAGAAGGACGTGAGCCGGAGGCTGCAGGTCGGTCCCGACCTCATCGACTACCTGAGCGACTCACAGAGATCCTGCGACGTGGAGCAGGACAAACCTCGTCTGGATAAAACCCTAGACGAGCTAACGGGCTGGGTCAACTCCAGCAACTACAAG GTTGCATTGCTGGGCATTGATATTGTCAGCGCATTTGTCAGTCGGATGGGTGATCGATTTCGAGGTTATGTATGCACAG TGGTCCCTGCATTAGTGGATCGTCTGGGTGATGGGAAAGATCAGGTACGAGATCAGGCACAGGCGCTCATTCTCAAGCTGATGGAAGAGGCAGCCACTCCGATG TATGTTTGGGAGAGGTTGTTCCCTGGCTTCAAACATAAGAACTTCCGCAGTAGAGAAGGACTGTGTCTGTGCCTTGTCACAACACTCAACGC GTACGGTGCCCAGCCATTGAGTCTGAGTAAATTTGTGCCACATCTGTGTACACTAACAGGAGACCAGAACCCTCAA GTCCGGGAGACTGCTACAACAGCTCTGGTTGAAGTGTACCGGCATGTTGGTGAGCGAGTGAGGGCAGACCTGGGCAAGAGAGGACTGCCAGCTGCACG attGCAGACGATTTTAGGCCGATTTGATGAAGTGTTGAATTCTGGAATGATGGCTCTCAGCCTGAGTCAAG ATCGTAGCTTTGATGACGATGACTCTGTGGATGGTAGCCGACCCTCATCAGCCCAGGCAGCTTTTAAAGTCCCCAAAGTGCCAAAGAAACCTGCAGATTCAGCCAGCAACTCCAGAAGACCCAGTGCCACTGGAGCCACCAAAATGA GTGTGTCTAAAGAGGGAACTGGAGCTGTAGATGAGGAGGACTTTATTAAAGCATTCACAGATGTCCCCACTGTTCAG ATCTATTCCACACGTGATCTGGAGGATAATCTGAACAAGATCCGTGAGATACTCTCTGATGATAAACATGACTGGGATCAGAGAGCTATTGCA TTGAAGAAGATTCGATCTCTGCTGGTCGCAGGGGCAAAAAACTATGACTGTTTTTACCAGCACCTACGCCTGCTGGACGGAGCGTTTAAGCTTTCTGCTAAAGACCTGCGATCGCAGGTGGTGCGGGAGGCCTGCATCACTGTGGC GCATCTGTCCACATTGTTGGGGAATAAGTTTGACCATGGAGCAGAGGCCATCGTTCCTGTGTTGTTTAATCTTATCCCCAACTGTGCAAAAGTAATGGCGACCTCTGGCACAGCTGCAATTCGAATCATTATACGG CACACACATGTGCCACGACTGATTCCTCTCATCACAGGAAGCTGCACTTCAAAATCTGTGGCTGTAAGGAG ACGCTGTTATGAGTTTCTGGATCTGCTTTTGCAGGAGTGGCAGACGCACTCTCTTGAGAG GCATGCAGCAGTTTTGGTGGACAGCATAAAGAAGGGAATCAGAGATGCTGACTCAGAGGCTCGTGTGGAGGCCAGAAA GGCCTACTGGGGGCTGAGGTCTCATTTCCCTACAGAGGCAGAGTCTCTGTATAACTCGTTAGAATCGTCCTATCAGAAGACGCTTCAGTCATGCCTAAAAAGCTCGGGCAGTGTGGCATCCCTCCCTCAGTCTGATCGCTCCTCCTCCAGCTCGCAGGAGAGCCTCAA tCGGCCGTTGACTTCTAAATGGTCAGCTGCTCCAGGCAGAG TTCCAGCCAGCTCTAAGTCATCAGGTTCACCAAGTTCTCTGCAGCGTTCTCGGAGTGATGTGGATGTAAATGCAGCAGCCAGTGCTAAGGCCAGACACGGTGGACAGGCAGGAGCCGGCCGCCTCACTACGGCGTTACCCCCAGGCACTTATGCCTCACTAG ATGATGCCACTGATAAGGATG GCCGACTGCGTACTAAGCAGCCGTTGTCAACTCCATCAGGATTAAGCAGCAGTCAGGTGGACTCAAGGGCCCGGAGCCGAACAAAGATGGTATCTCAGTCTCAGC GTTCCGACGATTCTGATTGCACGCCAG GATCACAGTCTGCTACACCTGTTGGTG CGGGCTCTCGCTCTGGCTCTCCAGGTCGTGTGTTGGCCAGCACAGCTTTGAGCACACTCAGTACAGGCGCCCAGCGGGTGAGTGCTGCTCCGGGTTCCCAGCGCCGCAGTAGAATTCCACGCAGTCAAGGCTGCAGCCGAGATTCAAGCCCCACCCGTCTGTCCGTGG CGCCCTCAAACGTCAGCCACATCTCCAATGGATCAAAAGGAG CGCGGGGTAGTCGTATACCACGGCCTAGTGTGAGTCAGGGCTGCAGTCGTGAGGCCAGTCGAGAGAGCAGCAGAGACACCAGCCCTGTGCGCTCCTTCACACCGCTTG cttCACGACACTACTCTCGCTCTACTGGTGCTCTTCATGCCTCAGATGCCTTTGGGGCAGCAG GTTCAGGTCTGGGGATCTCTCAGTCCAGTcgtctctcttcctctgtcagTGCCATGAGAGTGTTAAATACAGGGTCGGACGTAGAGGAGGCCCTCGCTGATGCACTG CTGTTAGGGGATATGCGGAGCAAG CAGAAGAAACCAGCCCGGCGGAGGTATGAGACCTACGGAATGTGTTCTGATGATGACGCCAACAGTGATGCATCGAGTGCGTGCTCGGAACGCTCGTACAGTTCACGCAACGGCAGTATTCCTACGTATATGCGTCAGGCCGAAGATGTGGCCGAAGTGCTTAACCGCTGTGCCTCAGCCAATTGGTCTGAGAGGAAGGAGGGTCTGATCGGATTACAGTCAATGTTGAAAAGCCAGCGTGCTCTCAG CCGGGTTGAACTTAAGAGGTTGTGTGAGATATTTACCAGGATGTTTGCTGACCCACACAGCAAG gtGTTCAGCATGTTCTTGGAGACACTGGTGGACTTCATAATGGTTCATAAGGCAGATCTGCAGGACTGGCTGTTTGTGCTGCTTACACAGCTCCTGAAAAAGATGGGCGCGGACCTTCTCGGCTCTGTACAGTCCAAAGTGCAGAAAGCCCTTGATGTCACAAG GGAGTCTTTTCCTAATGATCTGCAGTTTACAATTCTCATGAGATTCACCGTAGACCAGACGCAGACACCCAACTTAAAG GTAAAGGTGGCCATTTTGAAGTATATAGAGACCCTAACGCTTCAAATGGAGCCACAGGACTTTGTGAACTCCAGCGAGACCAGACTTGCAGTGTCCCGCATCATAACATGGACCACAGAACCCAAGAGCTCTGATGTCAGGAAG GCAGCCCAGTCTGTGCTGATTTCGCTGTTCCAGTTGAATACGCCAGAGTTCACCATGCTTCTTGGTGCACTACCTAAAACCTTCCAAGACGGAGCTACCAAACTCCTTCAGAACCACCTGCGTAACACTGGCGGTGTAGCACCA gcTCCAGTGGGGAGCCCCCTGACTCGACACACACCAAGGTCACCAGCTAGCTGGGCTAGTCCTCTAACATCCCCTACCAACACGTCACAGAACACACCTTCCCCTAA TGCATTTGATTACGATACGGAGAATATGAACTCTGAGGAGATCTACAGCTCTTTGCGTGGTGTTAGCCAAGCCATCCAGAACCTTAGTGTTAGGAGCCAAGAGGATATGAGTGAGCCACCTCGCAAAAGGGAGGGAGATGGAGAAGAg GGTGGTGCTGACACTGTGGAAACTGGCCGGACAGCACTGGATAACAAAACTTCTCTGCTGAACACCATGCCCCTCCTCTCCTCTAGTCCCCGCCCCAGCAAGGATTTTCAGCCAGGTAGTTACTCAGACTCTTCCTTCGGCTCCTCTCCCTTTAGTAAGAGTCTGAAAGATGCATTGGACCAAGACAGCGAGGGCCTTACGGATG ATAGCAGTGTGGACCAGTCAGAGGTGGTGGCTGAGCTGTTAAAGGAGTTGTCCAATCACAGTGAGCGGGTAGAGGAGAGGAAGGCAGCTCTCTGTGAACTCATGCGGTTGATCAGGGAAACACAGTTGCATGTCTGGGACGAACATTTCAAAACTATTCTCCTCCTGCTGCTGGAAACCCTGGGAGATGGAGAG CATGTGATTCGTGCACTGGCACTGCGGGTGCTAAAGGAGATTTTAAACCGGCAGCCCTGGCGCTTTAAAAACTACGCAGAGCTCACCATTATGAAGACCTTGGAGGCACACAAGGACCCACACAAAGAG
- the clasp2 gene encoding CLIP-associating protein 2 isoform X9 produces MEEHDNMDYFYQQVLQKDVSRRLQVGPDLIDYLSDSQRSCDVEQDKPRLDKTLDELTGWVNSSNYKVALLGIDIVSAFVSRMGDRFRGYVCTVVPALVDRLGDGKDQVRDQAQALILKLMEEAATPMYVWERLFPGFKHKNFRSREGLCLCLVTTLNAYGAQPLSLSKFVPHLCTLTGDQNPQVRETATTALVEVYRHVGERVRADLGKRGLPAARLQTILGRFDEVLNSGMMALSLSQDRSFDDDDSVDGSRPSSAQAAFKVPKVPKKPADSASNSRRPSATGATKMSVSKEGTGAVDEEDFIKAFTDVPTVQIYSTRDLEDNLNKIREILSDDKHDWDQRAIALKKIRSLLVAGAKNYDCFYQHLRLLDGAFKLSAKDLRSQVVREACITVAHLSTLLGNKFDHGAEAIVPVLFNLIPNCAKVMATSGTAAIRIIIRHTHVPRLIPLITGSCTSKSVAVRRRCYEFLDLLLQEWQTHSLERHAAVLVDSIKKGIRDADSEARVEARKAYWGLRSHFPTEAESLYNSLESSYQKTLQSCLKSSGSVASLPQSDRSSSSSQESLNRPLTSKWSAAPGRVPASSKSSGSPSSLQRSRSDVDVNAAASAKARHGGQAGAGRLTTALPPGTYASLGRLRTKQPLSTPSGLSSSQVDSRARSRTKMVSQSQRSQSATPVGAGSRSGSPGRVLASTALSTLSTGAQRVSAAPGSQRRSRIPRSQGCSRDSSPTRLSVAPSNVSHISNGSKGARGSRIPRPSVSQGCSREASRESSRDTSPVRSFTPLASRHYSRSTGALHASDAFGAAGSGLGISQSSRLSSSVSAMRVLNTGSDVEEALADALLLGDMRSKQKKPARRRYETYGMCSDDDANSDASSACSERSYSSRNGSIPTYMRQAEDVAEVLNRCASANWSERKEGLIGLQSMLKSQRALSRVELKRLCEIFTRMFADPHSKRESRGFGTAESGISSASFKRVFSMFLETLVDFIMVHKADLQDWLFVLLTQLLKKMGADLLGSVQSKVQKALDVTRESFPNDLQFTILMRFTVDQTQTPNLKVKVAILKYIETLTLQMEPQDFVNSSETRLAVSRIITWTTEPKSSDVRKAAQSVLISLFQLNTPEFTMLLGALPKTFQDGATKLLQNHLRNTGGVAPAPVGSPLTRHTPRSPASWASPLTSPTNTSQNTPSPNAFDYDTENMNSEEIYSSLRGVSQAIQNLSVRSQEDMSEPPRKREGDGEEGGADTVETGRTALDNKTSLLNTMPLLSSSPRPSKDFQPGSYSDSSFGSSPFSKSLKDALDQDSEGLTDDSSVDQSEVVAELLKELSNHSERVEERKAALCELMRLIRETQLHVWDEHFKTILLLLLETLGDGEHVIRALALRVLKEILNRQPWRFKNYAELTIMKTLEAHKDPHKEVVRAAEESAAMLASSISPEQCIKVLCPIIQSADYPINLAAIKMLTKVIERLPKEGLVQMLPEIVPGLIQGYDNSESSVRKACVFCLVAIYAIIGEDLKPFLSQLSGSKLKLLNLYIKRAQSGSSGSDQSSDVGGQGL; encoded by the exons ATGGAGGAACATGACAACATGGATTATTTTTACCAGCAAGTCTTGCAGAAGGACGTGAGCCGGAGGCTGCAGGTCGGTCCCGACCTCATCGACTACCTGAGCGACTCACAGAGATCCTGCGACGTGGAGCAGGACAAACCTCGTCTGGATAAAACCCTAGACGAGCTAACGGGCTGGGTCAACTCCAGCAACTACAAG GTTGCATTGCTGGGCATTGATATTGTCAGCGCATTTGTCAGTCGGATGGGTGATCGATTTCGAGGTTATGTATGCACAG TGGTCCCTGCATTAGTGGATCGTCTGGGTGATGGGAAAGATCAGGTACGAGATCAGGCACAGGCGCTCATTCTCAAGCTGATGGAAGAGGCAGCCACTCCGATG TATGTTTGGGAGAGGTTGTTCCCTGGCTTCAAACATAAGAACTTCCGCAGTAGAGAAGGACTGTGTCTGTGCCTTGTCACAACACTCAACGC GTACGGTGCCCAGCCATTGAGTCTGAGTAAATTTGTGCCACATCTGTGTACACTAACAGGAGACCAGAACCCTCAA GTCCGGGAGACTGCTACAACAGCTCTGGTTGAAGTGTACCGGCATGTTGGTGAGCGAGTGAGGGCAGACCTGGGCAAGAGAGGACTGCCAGCTGCACG attGCAGACGATTTTAGGCCGATTTGATGAAGTGTTGAATTCTGGAATGATGGCTCTCAGCCTGAGTCAAG ATCGTAGCTTTGATGACGATGACTCTGTGGATGGTAGCCGACCCTCATCAGCCCAGGCAGCTTTTAAAGTCCCCAAAGTGCCAAAGAAACCTGCAGATTCAGCCAGCAACTCCAGAAGACCCAGTGCCACTGGAGCCACCAAAATGA GTGTGTCTAAAGAGGGAACTGGAGCTGTAGATGAGGAGGACTTTATTAAAGCATTCACAGATGTCCCCACTGTTCAG ATCTATTCCACACGTGATCTGGAGGATAATCTGAACAAGATCCGTGAGATACTCTCTGATGATAAACATGACTGGGATCAGAGAGCTATTGCA TTGAAGAAGATTCGATCTCTGCTGGTCGCAGGGGCAAAAAACTATGACTGTTTTTACCAGCACCTACGCCTGCTGGACGGAGCGTTTAAGCTTTCTGCTAAAGACCTGCGATCGCAGGTGGTGCGGGAGGCCTGCATCACTGTGGC GCATCTGTCCACATTGTTGGGGAATAAGTTTGACCATGGAGCAGAGGCCATCGTTCCTGTGTTGTTTAATCTTATCCCCAACTGTGCAAAAGTAATGGCGACCTCTGGCACAGCTGCAATTCGAATCATTATACGG CACACACATGTGCCACGACTGATTCCTCTCATCACAGGAAGCTGCACTTCAAAATCTGTGGCTGTAAGGAG ACGCTGTTATGAGTTTCTGGATCTGCTTTTGCAGGAGTGGCAGACGCACTCTCTTGAGAG GCATGCAGCAGTTTTGGTGGACAGCATAAAGAAGGGAATCAGAGATGCTGACTCAGAGGCTCGTGTGGAGGCCAGAAA GGCCTACTGGGGGCTGAGGTCTCATTTCCCTACAGAGGCAGAGTCTCTGTATAACTCGTTAGAATCGTCCTATCAGAAGACGCTTCAGTCATGCCTAAAAAGCTCGGGCAGTGTGGCATCCCTCCCTCAGTCTGATCGCTCCTCCTCCAGCTCGCAGGAGAGCCTCAA tCGGCCGTTGACTTCTAAATGGTCAGCTGCTCCAGGCAGAG TTCCAGCCAGCTCTAAGTCATCAGGTTCACCAAGTTCTCTGCAGCGTTCTCGGAGTGATGTGGATGTAAATGCAGCAGCCAGTGCTAAGGCCAGACACGGTGGACAGGCAGGAGCCGGCCGCCTCACTACGGCGTTACCCCCAGGCACTTATGCCTCACTAG GCCGACTGCGTACTAAGCAGCCGTTGTCAACTCCATCAGGATTAAGCAGCAGTCAGGTGGACTCAAGGGCCCGGAGCCGAACAAAGATGGTATCTCAGTCTCAGC GATCACAGTCTGCTACACCTGTTGGTG CGGGCTCTCGCTCTGGCTCTCCAGGTCGTGTGTTGGCCAGCACAGCTTTGAGCACACTCAGTACAGGCGCCCAGCGGGTGAGTGCTGCTCCGGGTTCCCAGCGCCGCAGTAGAATTCCACGCAGTCAAGGCTGCAGCCGAGATTCAAGCCCCACCCGTCTGTCCGTGG CGCCCTCAAACGTCAGCCACATCTCCAATGGATCAAAAGGAG CGCGGGGTAGTCGTATACCACGGCCTAGTGTGAGTCAGGGCTGCAGTCGTGAGGCCAGTCGAGAGAGCAGCAGAGACACCAGCCCTGTGCGCTCCTTCACACCGCTTG cttCACGACACTACTCTCGCTCTACTGGTGCTCTTCATGCCTCAGATGCCTTTGGGGCAGCAG GTTCAGGTCTGGGGATCTCTCAGTCCAGTcgtctctcttcctctgtcagTGCCATGAGAGTGTTAAATACAGGGTCGGACGTAGAGGAGGCCCTCGCTGATGCACTG CTGTTAGGGGATATGCGGAGCAAG CAGAAGAAACCAGCCCGGCGGAGGTATGAGACCTACGGAATGTGTTCTGATGATGACGCCAACAGTGATGCATCGAGTGCGTGCTCGGAACGCTCGTACAGTTCACGCAACGGCAGTATTCCTACGTATATGCGTCAGGCCGAAGATGTGGCCGAAGTGCTTAACCGCTGTGCCTCAGCCAATTGGTCTGAGAGGAAGGAGGGTCTGATCGGATTACAGTCAATGTTGAAAAGCCAGCGTGCTCTCAG CCGGGTTGAACTTAAGAGGTTGTGTGAGATATTTACCAGGATGTTTGCTGACCCACACAGCAAG CGTGAGTCCAGAGGCTTCGGCACGGCAGAATCCGGTATCAGTTCCGCCTCCTTTAAG AGA gtGTTCAGCATGTTCTTGGAGACACTGGTGGACTTCATAATGGTTCATAAGGCAGATCTGCAGGACTGGCTGTTTGTGCTGCTTACACAGCTCCTGAAAAAGATGGGCGCGGACCTTCTCGGCTCTGTACAGTCCAAAGTGCAGAAAGCCCTTGATGTCACAAG GGAGTCTTTTCCTAATGATCTGCAGTTTACAATTCTCATGAGATTCACCGTAGACCAGACGCAGACACCCAACTTAAAG GTAAAGGTGGCCATTTTGAAGTATATAGAGACCCTAACGCTTCAAATGGAGCCACAGGACTTTGTGAACTCCAGCGAGACCAGACTTGCAGTGTCCCGCATCATAACATGGACCACAGAACCCAAGAGCTCTGATGTCAGGAAG GCAGCCCAGTCTGTGCTGATTTCGCTGTTCCAGTTGAATACGCCAGAGTTCACCATGCTTCTTGGTGCACTACCTAAAACCTTCCAAGACGGAGCTACCAAACTCCTTCAGAACCACCTGCGTAACACTGGCGGTGTAGCACCA gcTCCAGTGGGGAGCCCCCTGACTCGACACACACCAAGGTCACCAGCTAGCTGGGCTAGTCCTCTAACATCCCCTACCAACACGTCACAGAACACACCTTCCCCTAA TGCATTTGATTACGATACGGAGAATATGAACTCTGAGGAGATCTACAGCTCTTTGCGTGGTGTTAGCCAAGCCATCCAGAACCTTAGTGTTAGGAGCCAAGAGGATATGAGTGAGCCACCTCGCAAAAGGGAGGGAGATGGAGAAGAg GGTGGTGCTGACACTGTGGAAACTGGCCGGACAGCACTGGATAACAAAACTTCTCTGCTGAACACCATGCCCCTCCTCTCCTCTAGTCCCCGCCCCAGCAAGGATTTTCAGCCAGGTAGTTACTCAGACTCTTCCTTCGGCTCCTCTCCCTTTAGTAAGAGTCTGAAAGATGCATTGGACCAAGACAGCGAGGGCCTTACGGATG ATAGCAGTGTGGACCAGTCAGAGGTGGTGGCTGAGCTGTTAAAGGAGTTGTCCAATCACAGTGAGCGGGTAGAGGAGAGGAAGGCAGCTCTCTGTGAACTCATGCGGTTGATCAGGGAAACACAGTTGCATGTCTGGGACGAACATTTCAAAACTATTCTCCTCCTGCTGCTGGAAACCCTGGGAGATGGAGAG CATGTGATTCGTGCACTGGCACTGCGGGTGCTAAAGGAGATTTTAAACCGGCAGCCCTGGCGCTTTAAAAACTACGCAGAGCTCACCATTATGAAGACCTTGGAGGCACACAAGGACCCACACAAAGAG